The Miscanthus floridulus cultivar M001 chromosome 17, ASM1932011v1, whole genome shotgun sequence genome has a window encoding:
- the LOC136516459 gene encoding kinesin-like protein KIN-14J yields MEPDPVAAAGASSSPPPPSDHQIAAMESDPAAAGASSSPPPSDHRIAAMESDPVAAGASSSSPPPSPAPATSPPRQTRDDDERGAVECADPGGDLNPAPPLLPQQDTVEDATVGSNVEQEEEAKKEPMAGAGEALRSFMEEFGDHGEDSIILSPQLKEISTPDRPAALRLLGEKYNNLMERYKKQVVKCSEECEPRYNGLKKKYTDECAERRRLYNELIELRGNIRVFCRCRPLSSDEVTRGCSSVVEIDPAQETELQFVPNEKERKPFKFDHVFGPEDDQEAVFSETVPVVRSAMDGFNVCIFAYGQTGTGKTFTMEGIPENRGVNYRALEELFRMSEKRSASVTYTFSVSILEVYNEKIRDLLDESNDQSKRLDIKQNADGTQEVHGLVEASVYNIHGVWEKLKFGAQNRSVGSTNANELSSRSHSLVRVTVRSENLVTYQRSRSHMWLVDLAGSERIAKTGVEGDRLKESQFINKSLSALGDVISALASKNSHIPYRNSKLTHLLQSSLGGDCKTLMFVQISPSSMDSGETLSSLNFASRVRSVEHGPARKQVDPAETLKFKQMTEKLRHEEKENAQLNQRLQLMQLKHASRENVFRTLNEKVKDAEQACRNYQQRIRELENELGNEKRASRDSARSSRPPLVPPRQRQSQGRNNSYVPPSGPSRWRLKAPTINNKENIPVVMNKPNPVDDPNKALGRARRVSLTPVMRHVPIQPKRRSSMAILPSVREHFCVLNDKRGGSQLPRGSVATFGVNLVPATPLAGHGGPVYATPDGAKYRKFDLGGSSKFTSPPPNVGMWNKVTPQQKLGMAPAGGPANAAKLCFSIQKRVTPPRVRATPPPRVRATSGLGIFDPALRENMAVGIAGKARRVLNAKRRQSVI; encoded by the exons ATGGAGCCGGATCCGGTCGCCGCGGCGGGGGCGtcttcctcgccgccgccgccctccgacCACCAGATCGCAGCGATGGAGTCGGATCCGGCCGCCGCGGGGGcatcctcctcgccgccgccctccGACCACCGGATCGCAGCGATGGAATCGGATCCGGTCGCCGCGGGggcgtcctcctcctccccgccgcccTCACCAGCGCCGGCCACGTCCCCGCCGCGGCAAACGCGAG ATGACGATGAGCGGGGAGCGGTGGAGTGCGCGGATCCCGGGGGAGACTTGAATCCCGCGCCGCCGCTGTTGCCTCAGCAGGATACAG TTGAGGACGCCACGGTGGGCAGCAATgtcgagcaggaggaggaggcaaAGAAGGAGCCGATGGCAGGAGCAGGGGAGGCTCTCCGCAGCTTCATGGAG GAGTTTGGGGATCATGGAGAGGACTCTATTATCTTGTCACCGCAGCTGAAGGAGATCAGTACTCCTGACCGCCCAGCTGCCCTCCGCCTCCTAG GGGAGAAGTATAACAACCTCATGGAGAGATACAAGAAGCAGGTTGTCAAGTGCTCTGAGGAGTGTGAGCCCAGATATAATGGTCTGAAGAAGAAGTACACAGACGAGTGTGCAGAGAGGCGGCGTCTGTACAATGAGCTTATTGAGCTAAGAGGTAACATTAGGGTGTTCTGCAGATGCAGACCTCTGAGCTCCGATGAGGTCACCCGTGGGTGTTCATCTGTGGTTGAGATTGACCCAGCACAGGAGACCGAGCTGCAGTTTGTCCCTAATGAAAAAGAAAGGAAGCCCTTTAAGTTCGACCATGTTTTTGGCCCAGAGGATGACCAAG AGGCCGTGTTTTCAGAAACAGTGCCCGTTGTTAGATCAGCGATGGATGGTTTCAACGTATGCATCTTTGCATATGGGCAAACAGGAACCGGGAAAACTTTCACAATGGAAGGGATTCCAGAAAATAGGGGTGTAAATTATAGGGCTTTGGAAGAACTGTTCAGAATGTCAGAGAAAAGAAGTGCATCTGTTACATACACATTTTCTGTAAGCATCTTGGAAGTTTACAACGAAAAGATCAGAGATCTTCTTGATGAGAGCAATGATCAATCAAAAAG GTTGGATATTAAGCAAAATGCTGATGGAACACAAGAAGTTCATGGTTTAGTTGAGGCTTCAGTTTATAATATACATGGTGTTTGGGAGAAACTGAAGTTTGGTGCTCAAAATAGATCTGTTGGCTCAACCAATGCTAATGAACTCAGCAGCCGCTCTCACAG TTTGGTTAGGGTCACTGTTAGGAGCGAGAATTTGGTGACTTATCAGAGGAGCAGAAGCCACATGTGGCTGGTTGATCTTGCTGGAAGTGAGAGAATAGCTAAAACTGGGGTAGAAGGAGATAGGCTGAAAGAATCACAGTTCATCAACAAATCACTATCTGCCTTGGGTGATGTTATATCTGCTCTTGCCTCAAAAAATTCCCATATTCCATACAG GAATTCCAAGTTGACTCATTTGCTCCAAAGCTCTTTAG GCGGAGATTGCAAGACGCTAATGTTCGTGCAGATAAGTCCAAGCTCTATGGATTCAGGAGAAACTCTCAGTTCACTCAATTTTGcaagtagagtccggtcagtagaacaCGGCCCTGCTCGTAAGCAAGTTGATCCAGCGGAAACTTTGAAGTTCAAGCAGATG ACTGAAAAACTTCGGCATGAGGAAAAGGAAAATGCACAGCTGAATCAACGCTTGCAGCTGATGCAGCTCAAGCATGCTTCTCGTGAGAATGTCTTCAGGACACTAAATGAAAAG GTGAAGGATGCTGAACAAGCATGCAGAAATTATCAGCAACGG ATTAGAGAGCTGGAAAATGAATTAGGTAATGAGAAGAGGGCTTCTAGGGATTCTGCTAGATCCTCGAGGCCGCCACTTGTTCCACCGAGACAGAGACAATCTCAGGGAAGGAATAACAGCTACGTACCACCTTCAGGCCCTTCTAGATGGAGGCTCAAAGCCCCCACAATTAACAACAAAGAGAACATTCCTGTCGTGATGAATAAACCAAACCCCGTGGATGATCCTAATAAGGCTCTTGGCAGAGCGAGGCGCGTTTCACTTACCCCGGTGATGCGACATGTCCCCATCCAGCCCAAGAGGCGATCTTCGATGGCAATACTACCTTCTGTGAGGGAGCATTTTTGTGTGCTAAACGATAAGAGAGGAGGATCTCAACTGCCAAGAGGATCAGTTGCAACATTTGGTGTGAATTTGGTTCCAGCAACACCCCTAGCAGGACATGGTGGACCTGTTTATGCTACCCCAGATGGAGCAAAGTACAGGAAATTTGATTTGGGAGGCAGCAGCAAGTTCACAAGCCCTCCTCCAAATGTGGGCATGTGGAACAAGGTCACACCGCAGCAGAAGCTGGGAATGGCACCGGCAGGAGGTCCTGCAAACGCAGCGAAGCTGTGCTTCAGCATCCAGAAAAGAGTTACGCCTCCACGTGTTCGGGCAACGCCGCCTCCACGTGTTCGGGCAACTTCTGGTTTGGGCATCTTCGACCCAGCTCTGCGTGAGAATATGGCTGTGGGGATAGCCGGCAAAGCCCGGCGGGTGCTCAACGCCAAGAGAAGACAATCTGTCATCTAA
- the LOC136516461 gene encoding cyclin-P3-1-like isoform X1, with product MTMESPTTAAGDELESYLSLGLTVSHSQKDDAEFPKVLLLLSAYLDKKVQQNEELLDSSKIKESTTIFHGQRVPELSIKLYAERIFKYAKCSPSCFVLGLIYMERYLRQPNIYMTSFSVHRLLIASVVVAAKFIDDAFFNNAYYGRVGGITTREMNMLELDLLFSLDFRLKVDIETFGSYCLQLEKEELVLVLERPIQVQAANVTKHLICNSSADETCKHELVRESLKTQLGSDHVRFSACCLC from the exons ATGACAATGGAGTCACCTACAACTGCCGCTGGTGATGAACTGGAGAGCTACTTGTCCTTGGGTTTGACAGTATCCCACTCACAGAAAGATGATGCTGAATTTCCAAAGGTTCTGCTGCTTCTCTCAGCGTATCTTGACAAGAAGGTTCAGCAGAATGAAGAGTTACTAGATTCCAGTAAAATAAAGGAGTCAACCACTATCTTTCATGGTCAGAGGGTGCCTGAACTTAGTATAAAGCTCTATGCAGAACGCATTTTCAAGTATGCAAAGTGCAGCCCATCTTGCTTTGTGTTGGGACTTATCTACATGGAGAGATATCTACGGCAACCAAACATTTACATGACGTCATTTAGTGTCCATCGCTTACTTATTGCAAGTGTTGTTGTTGCTGCCAAATTCATTGATGATGC GTTTTTCAACAATGCATACTACGGGAGAGTTGGAGGAATTACCACAAGAGAGATGAATATGCTTGAGCTGGATTTGTTGTTCAGTCTGGACTTCAGGCTCAAAGTGGATATAGAGACTTTCGGAAGCTACTGCTTGCAGTTGGAGAAGGAAGAACTGGTTCTTGTTTTGGAGAGACCAATTCAGGTCCAAGCAGCCAACGTGACTAAACACTTGATTTGTAACAGCAGTGCCGATGAGACTTGCAAACACGAGCTCGTGCGGGAAAG TTTGAAGACACAACTGGGGTCTGACCACGTTCGGTTCAGTGCTTGCTGTTTATGTTAA
- the LOC136516461 gene encoding cyclin-P3-1-like isoform X2: MTMESPTTAAGDELESYLSLGLTVSHSQKDDAEFPKVLLLLSAYLDKKVQQNEELLDSSKIKESTTIFHGQRVPELSIKLYAERIFKYAKCSPSCFVLGLIYMERYLRQPNIYMTSFSVHRLLIASVVVAAKFIDDAFFNNAYYGRVGGITTREMNMLELDLLFSLDFRLKVDIETFGSYCLQLEKEELVLVLERPIQVQAANVTKHLICNSSADETCKHELVRERYSSQADICR, encoded by the exons ATGACAATGGAGTCACCTACAACTGCCGCTGGTGATGAACTGGAGAGCTACTTGTCCTTGGGTTTGACAGTATCCCACTCACAGAAAGATGATGCTGAATTTCCAAAGGTTCTGCTGCTTCTCTCAGCGTATCTTGACAAGAAGGTTCAGCAGAATGAAGAGTTACTAGATTCCAGTAAAATAAAGGAGTCAACCACTATCTTTCATGGTCAGAGGGTGCCTGAACTTAGTATAAAGCTCTATGCAGAACGCATTTTCAAGTATGCAAAGTGCAGCCCATCTTGCTTTGTGTTGGGACTTATCTACATGGAGAGATATCTACGGCAACCAAACATTTACATGACGTCATTTAGTGTCCATCGCTTACTTATTGCAAGTGTTGTTGTTGCTGCCAAATTCATTGATGATGC GTTTTTCAACAATGCATACTACGGGAGAGTTGGAGGAATTACCACAAGAGAGATGAATATGCTTGAGCTGGATTTGTTGTTCAGTCTGGACTTCAGGCTCAAAGTGGATATAGAGACTTTCGGAAGCTACTGCTTGCAGTTGGAGAAGGAAGAACTGGTTCTTGTTTTGGAGAGACCAATTCAGGTCCAAGCAGCCAACGTGACTAAACACTTGATTTGTAACAGCAGTGCCGATGAGACTTGCAAACACGAGCTCGTGCGGGAAAGGTACAGCAGTCAGGCTGATATTTGCAGATAG